One region of Bacteroides sp. genomic DNA includes:
- a CDS encoding TolC family protein has protein sequence MKRLFLSALLLGSLPLMVSAQKTLSLQECINLGLEQNFSIRLARNTEEIYVNNVSLGNAGYLPRLSLSAQQSGVVNNVNQNLADGGTNSTSGIHNTSSNAGLNLNQTIFDGFRVQTTYQRLQELSEIGSLQTRMTIENMVASIIAEYYNLIQQERLLSNLRYAVELSRERARIDEERYLLGSGSKLQLLQSQVYLNADSSRLGRQHETVRSSRIRLNELLALDDITEMVFVSDSLIEVNPNLVYDNLLQATLSNNTSLLLASSDQVISEYDRKIIASNAYPYLNFSSGYGMSYNTYQSGSLKNQRNLSANYGLTLGFNIFDGFNQRRQMSNAAIEVENSQLAYQQVEQQTRADLLTLYNAYTNNLMLLNLELQNLNVARENLEIALERYKLGDLAGLELREVQKSLLDAEERLLYIQYQTKLAEISLLQISGRIMNYL, from the coding sequence CTGAAACGACTGTTTCTTAGTGCTTTGCTCCTTGGGTCCCTGCCTTTGATGGTGAGTGCCCAGAAAACCCTTAGCTTGCAGGAGTGCATCAACCTAGGTCTGGAGCAGAACTTTTCCATCCGGCTGGCCCGTAACACCGAGGAGATTTATGTAAACAATGTGAGCCTGGGCAATGCTGGATATTTGCCGCGGCTGAGCCTGAGCGCCCAGCAGTCGGGGGTGGTGAACAACGTGAATCAGAATCTTGCCGATGGCGGCACCAATTCCACCAGCGGAATTCACAATACTTCCAGCAATGCAGGGCTAAACCTCAATCAGACTATTTTCGACGGTTTCAGGGTGCAGACCACCTACCAGCGACTGCAGGAGTTGAGTGAGATCGGTTCCTTGCAGACCCGCATGACCATTGAAAATATGGTTGCGAGTATTATAGCAGAATACTATAACCTGATTCAGCAGGAACGCCTGCTATCAAACCTGAGATATGCAGTGGAGCTTAGCAGGGAACGTGCCCGCATTGATGAAGAAAGATATTTGCTGGGATCTGGCTCAAAACTGCAGCTGTTGCAATCGCAGGTATATCTGAATGCCGACAGTTCGCGGCTGGGCCGTCAGCATGAAACCGTAAGATCTTCGCGCATACGGCTGAATGAATTGCTTGCACTGGATGACATCACCGAAATGGTTTTTGTTAGTGACTCACTTATTGAAGTGAACCCCAATTTGGTGTATGACAACCTGCTCCAGGCTACCCTGAGTAACAATACCTCCTTGCTGCTCGCTTCCAGTGATCAGGTCATCTCCGAATACGACCGTAAGATCATTGCCTCGAATGCCTACCCTTACCTGAATTTCTCATCAGGCTATGGAATGAGCTATAATACCTATCAGAGCGGATCGCTCAAAAATCAGCGCAACCTAAGTGCGAACTATGGCTTGACATTGGGCTTTAACATCTTTGATGGGTTTAACCAGCGCCGTCAAATGAGCAATGCCGCCATTGAAGTAGAAAATAGTCAACTGGCTTATCAGCAGGTGGAACAACAAACCCGTGCTGACCTGCTGACTCTGTACAACGCCTATACCAACAACCTGATGTTGCTGAACCTTGAACTTCAGAACCTGAATGTGGCCCGTGAGAACCTTGAGATTGCCCTAGAACGCTACAAACTGGGTGACCTGGCTGGCCTGGAATTGCG